One stretch of Longimicrobiaceae bacterium DNA includes these proteins:
- a CDS encoding sugar phosphate isomerase/epimerase family protein, giving the protein MLTRREALRRTMLLAGMVGFGTSRARADGIWRPNVRLGACDWSLGKRSDPGSFAIARTLGLDGVQLDLGENPSSFLDAGKRKAFEDAARQHGVAIASLALGILNQVPYKSEAITETWVRDSIDLAGAMSLEVILLAFFNHNDLKNDAEGQREVVRRLKRVAPRAEDAGVILGIESWLSADEHREIIDAVGSPNVRVYYDVANSNQMGYDVYSEIRELGSELICEVHAKENGALLGKGVIDFERVKDALAEIDYSGWVQIEGAVPQGADLMESYHWNSRFMRDLFGG; this is encoded by the coding sequence ATGCTCACTCGGCGCGAGGCGCTACGGAGAACGATGCTGCTCGCCGGGATGGTCGGCTTCGGCACCTCCCGGGCACGAGCAGACGGCATCTGGCGTCCCAATGTACGGCTCGGCGCCTGCGACTGGTCGCTGGGGAAGAGATCCGATCCCGGCTCATTCGCAATCGCCCGCACATTGGGCCTCGATGGGGTGCAGCTCGATCTCGGAGAGAACCCGTCTTCCTTCCTCGATGCTGGCAAGAGGAAGGCGTTCGAGGATGCTGCTCGGCAGCACGGAGTTGCCATTGCGAGCCTCGCGCTCGGGATCCTCAACCAGGTGCCCTACAAGTCGGAGGCGATCACCGAGACATGGGTGCGCGACAGCATCGACCTGGCAGGCGCAATGTCCCTGGAAGTGATCCTGCTCGCCTTCTTCAACCACAACGATCTGAAGAACGATGCCGAGGGGCAGCGCGAAGTCGTCCGGCGGCTCAAGCGGGTCGCGCCGAGGGCCGAGGACGCGGGCGTCATACTGGGCATCGAGTCGTGGCTCAGCGCAGACGAGCACCGGGAGATCATCGACGCGGTGGGGTCCCCGAATGTGCGCGTCTACTACGACGTCGCCAACTCCAATCAGATGGGCTACGACGTCTACAGCGAAATCCGCGAGCTCGGGAGCGAGCTCATCTGCGAGGTGCACGCGAAGGAAAACGGAGCTCTGCTGGGAAAGGGGGTGATCGATTTCGAGCGCGTGAAGGACGCGCTCGCGGAGATCGACTATTCCGGGTGGGTTCAGATCGAGGGCGCAGTGCCCCAAGGCGCGGACCTCATGGAGTCATATCACTGGAATTCCAGGTTCATGAGAGATCTCTTCGGCGGCTAG